From a single Natronorubrum tibetense GA33 genomic region:
- a CDS encoding CBS domain-containing protein yields MDIKDIVDREFDTYDETTPVSKLRGSFENADRKALLITRDGEFEGVVTRRDVLSSHEKTSRKARSLVRAVPSVTLDDDVREAARLMIAGDTRLLPILEDEALVGVVRTDDLLRTIQPFLSVLETADVATTEIVTVESTTSLGKALATFRTERIEHLPVVAEGTTDEVVGIVSLYDVLEFVTRELQRSQGGDPDGHMDASTGGNHGGFGAREGESADLLELPVGNVMVDTLGTTRLDETLDDVLETMLEFGASSSIVTDDRGSLVGIVTKTDLLESLTWSEDRQLPVQVFGSELMTDTTREGLAERIESVTRKYRQMRVLEAKVHFKEHKERLRGIPLVLARVRLYTDKGLFVASDEGYGDKHAFSLALNAIERQILEGKTHGRSKKRADPEEAANVYGWWLSE; encoded by the coding sequence ATGGATATCAAAGATATCGTCGATCGGGAGTTCGACACGTACGACGAAACGACGCCGGTCTCGAAACTTCGCGGCTCGTTCGAAAATGCAGACCGGAAGGCGCTGCTCATCACCCGCGACGGTGAGTTCGAGGGCGTAGTCACACGGCGAGACGTCCTCTCCTCACACGAAAAGACGTCGCGGAAGGCTCGTTCGCTCGTCCGAGCCGTCCCCTCGGTTACCCTCGACGACGACGTTCGTGAGGCCGCGCGGCTCATGATCGCGGGCGACACCAGACTGTTGCCGATTCTCGAGGATGAAGCGCTCGTCGGCGTCGTTCGGACCGACGACCTCCTCCGAACGATCCAGCCGTTCCTCTCCGTACTCGAGACGGCGGACGTCGCGACGACGGAAATCGTGACGGTCGAGTCGACGACCTCGCTAGGCAAGGCACTCGCGACGTTTAGAACCGAACGCATCGAGCACCTGCCCGTCGTCGCCGAAGGGACTACCGACGAGGTCGTCGGAATCGTCAGTCTCTACGACGTCCTCGAGTTCGTCACGAGAGAATTGCAACGCTCACAGGGTGGCGACCCCGACGGACACATGGACGCGAGCACCGGCGGCAACCACGGCGGCTTCGGTGCCCGCGAGGGCGAAAGCGCCGACCTCCTCGAGTTGCCGGTGGGGAACGTGATGGTCGACACGCTCGGGACGACGAGACTCGACGAAACGCTCGACGACGTGCTCGAGACGATGCTCGAGTTCGGTGCCTCCTCGTCGATCGTCACCGACGACCGCGGCTCGCTCGTGGGCATCGTCACGAAGACGGATCTGCTCGAGTCGTTGACCTGGTCCGAAGACCGACAGCTCCCGGTCCAGGTGTTCGGAAGCGAGCTCATGACGGACACGACTCGGGAGGGACTCGCCGAGCGGATCGAATCCGTGACCCGCAAGTATCGACAGATGCGCGTGCTCGAGGCGAAGGTGCACTTCAAGGAGCACAAGGAGCGACTTCGCGGCATTCCGCTCGTGTTGGCCAGAGTACGACTCTATACGGACAAGGGACTGTTCGTCGCCTCGGACGAAGGCTACGGCGACAAACACGCGTTCTCGCTCGCGTTGAACGCGATCGAACGCCAGATACTCGAGGGGAAAACCCACGGCCGGAGCAAGAAGCGGGCCGATCCCGAGGAGGCGGCGAACGTCTACGGCTGGTGGCTGAGCGAATGA
- a CDS encoding universal stress protein: MYDRILLPTDMSPGVDQAIDHAIDAATRYDAELHVLYVVDTDAYSSYPGDEYVHEFEGLEHALEQAGRDAVDEIADRTGEAAVPTETEIRHGVPHEEILAYADEADIGLTVLGSKQRSGEYRRLLGNVAERVAHMSERPVTIVKTPIAKE; encoded by the coding sequence ATGTATGACCGAATCCTCCTCCCGACCGACATGAGTCCCGGCGTCGATCAGGCCATCGACCACGCCATCGACGCTGCGACTCGATACGATGCCGAACTACACGTGCTGTACGTCGTCGACACCGACGCGTACAGCTCCTACCCCGGCGACGAGTACGTCCACGAGTTCGAAGGACTCGAGCACGCACTCGAACAGGCCGGTCGCGACGCGGTCGACGAGATCGCCGATCGAACCGGCGAGGCAGCCGTTCCAACCGAGACCGAGATCCGCCACGGCGTCCCCCACGAAGAGATTCTCGCGTACGCCGACGAGGCGGACATCGGACTCACGGTTCTGGGATCGAAACAGCGATCCGGCGAGTACCGTCGATTGCTCGGAAACGTTGCCGAGCGGGTCGCTCACATGAGCGAGCGTCCGGTGACGATCGTCAAAACACCCATTGCCAAGGAGTGA
- a CDS encoding carboxymuconolactone decarboxylase family protein: MVSTQTQQEIERTLGQVPSWMNQLAEPASDHSWGIFRDLTLGESELTPREKALVGVGVAAAVGCPYCSHFHREEARLAEVSDDELEETVTLAGTTRYFSTVLHGNEIDLDDFVDETDEIVNYLKEQEAPAAGADD, encoded by the coding sequence ATGGTATCAACGCAAACCCAACAGGAGATCGAACGGACGCTCGGACAGGTACCGAGCTGGATGAATCAACTCGCGGAGCCGGCGAGCGACCACAGCTGGGGAATCTTTCGGGACCTCACCCTCGGTGAGAGCGAACTGACCCCGCGGGAGAAAGCCCTCGTCGGCGTCGGCGTCGCGGCGGCGGTCGGCTGTCCCTACTGCTCTCACTTCCACCGAGAGGAGGCCCGTCTCGCAGAGGTTTCGGACGACGAACTCGAGGAGACGGTCACGCTTGCAGGCACGACCCGGTACTTCTCGACGGTGCTCCACGGCAACGAGATCGACCTCGACGACTTCGTCGACGAGACGGACGAGATCGTCAACTACCTCAAAGAACAGGAAGCACCAGCCGCGGGTGCCGACGACTGA
- a CDS encoding universal stress protein, whose product MTERILVPYDGSPPAKKALEYAFEKFTDPDVTALYVVPVPDGYREAFTETEERVPVVDEESGQTVLEEAAETAAESGHELRTELDTGKPDHVIVERAADEGYDTIVLGSHGRAGVSRLLLGSVAENVVRRATVPVVVVR is encoded by the coding sequence ATGACCGAACGAATCCTGGTGCCGTACGACGGCTCACCGCCGGCCAAGAAGGCACTCGAGTACGCTTTCGAGAAATTTACCGATCCCGACGTTACCGCCCTCTACGTCGTTCCGGTTCCGGACGGCTATCGGGAGGCGTTTACGGAGACCGAAGAGAGGGTTCCCGTCGTCGACGAAGAGAGCGGACAAACGGTCTTGGAGGAAGCAGCGGAAACCGCGGCCGAGAGCGGCCACGAACTACGCACGGAACTCGACACCGGAAAACCGGACCACGTCATCGTCGAACGGGCAGCTGACGAGGGGTACGATACGATCGTGTTAGGGAGTCACGGTCGAGCGGGCGTCTCGCGACTCCTGCTCGGGAGCGTCGCGGAGAACGTCGTTCGTCGGGCGACGGTTCCCGTCGTCGTCGTTCGATAA
- a CDS encoding universal stress protein, with amino-acid sequence MPDETSDIDDTLLVPIANAETADRQLETAIDIAADRSYRILLVYVLEVPPQLSLQDGRRYLLEDDVEDALAEATERVESRGIPADKLIRLARGVSTGIVGAVDKYDVDAILIGWRGRPPRKDVILGSHVDRVLRDADCDVLVQRIKTPRPDDVDSILVPVADGPHSGFATETAASIARRNDASVTLLHLRESDDPEHSREQAQALLADAAAEFDDGQSVERALVESDTVAGTITDWTTRHDVTVLGVSRGGLVQRALLGTISESVGRHAAGTVILAKRYDPVPSRLRRLLP; translated from the coding sequence ATGCCCGACGAGACATCGGATATCGACGACACGTTGCTAGTCCCGATCGCGAACGCTGAAACCGCCGACCGCCAGCTGGAGACGGCGATCGATATCGCAGCGGATCGGTCGTACCGCATCCTTCTCGTGTACGTTCTCGAAGTGCCGCCACAGCTGTCCCTGCAGGACGGCCGTCGATACCTGCTGGAGGACGACGTCGAGGACGCGCTCGCGGAGGCGACGGAGAGAGTCGAGTCCCGTGGAATCCCGGCCGACAAACTGATTCGTCTGGCTCGGGGCGTCTCGACGGGGATCGTCGGGGCCGTCGACAAGTACGACGTCGACGCGATTCTGATAGGGTGGCGCGGACGACCGCCCCGGAAGGACGTCATCTTGGGATCTCACGTGGACAGAGTGCTGCGCGACGCTGACTGTGATGTCCTCGTCCAGCGGATCAAGACGCCGAGACCGGACGATGTCGATTCGATTCTCGTGCCGGTCGCCGACGGTCCGCACAGCGGCTTCGCCACGGAGACCGCCGCCTCGATCGCCCGGCGAAACGACGCGTCGGTCACCCTGTTACACCTCCGCGAGTCGGACGATCCTGAACACTCACGCGAGCAAGCGCAGGCGCTGCTCGCCGACGCGGCGGCCGAATTCGACGACGGGCAGTCGGTCGAGCGCGCACTCGTCGAGAGCGATACCGTCGCGGGGACGATCACCGACTGGACGACCCGGCACGACGTGACCGTTCTCGGCGTCTCGAGGGGCGGTCTCGTCCAGCGCGCCCTGCTGGGAACCATCTCCGAATCGGTCGGCCGACACGCTGCCGGCACGGTCATCCTGGCGAAGCGGTACGATCCAGTTCCCTCGCGTCTGCGGCGACTGCTTCCGTAG
- a CDS encoding pyridoxamine 5'-phosphate oxidase family protein gives MSIDELREYGLEAMNDREIQQFLSSQKVGVLGLPDADEPYLLPLSFGYDGEERLYFTYLLGSSSRKGTMSEETDTASFLVYKVDTMYNWQSVLLTGALTTVPEAEWDELEDTMSEVWRPDLIETASLSADVELYEFRIREQTGVKHQGLPPGFKAGDDSR, from the coding sequence ATGTCGATTGACGAACTACGGGAGTACGGGCTGGAAGCGATGAACGATCGAGAAATTCAGCAGTTTCTGTCGAGCCAGAAGGTCGGCGTCCTCGGCCTTCCGGACGCCGACGAACCGTACCTGCTGCCGCTCTCGTTCGGATACGATGGCGAGGAACGCCTCTATTTCACGTACCTGCTCGGGTCCAGTAGCCGAAAAGGGACGATGAGCGAGGAGACGGATACCGCGAGCTTCCTCGTCTACAAGGTCGATACGATGTACAACTGGCAAAGCGTCCTCCTGACGGGCGCGCTCACGACCGTTCCCGAGGCGGAGTGGGACGAACTCGAGGACACGATGAGCGAGGTGTGGCGGCCGGATCTCATCGAAACGGCGTCGCTGTCGGCGGACGTCGAACTCTACGAGTTCCGGATCCGCGAGCAAACGGGCGTCAAACACCAGGGGCTGCCGCCCGGTTTCAAAGCTGGGGACGACTCGCGCTGA
- a CDS encoding universal stress protein, which translates to MADRILVGYDGSDPSNDALEYAFETFPESEITAVHIIQIPDGYVAAFEGPELQPPVTEKAREHAMDILEGATELASEHGRDLETAIETGKADHRLIEHALDGGYDTIVVGSHGRTGLSRVLLGDVAEDVVRRSPLPVVVVR; encoded by the coding sequence ATGGCCGACCGCATTCTCGTCGGATACGACGGTTCTGACCCATCGAACGACGCCCTCGAGTACGCCTTCGAGACGTTTCCCGAATCCGAGATCACGGCGGTACACATCATTCAAATACCGGATGGGTACGTTGCCGCTTTCGAGGGACCGGAGCTACAGCCACCCGTTACCGAGAAAGCCCGCGAACACGCGATGGATATTCTCGAGGGAGCGACCGAACTCGCTTCCGAACACGGTCGCGACCTCGAGACGGCGATCGAGACGGGAAAAGCCGATCACCGCCTAATCGAGCACGCCCTCGACGGAGGGTACGACACGATCGTCGTCGGGAGTCACGGCCGAACGGGACTCTCGCGAGTGCTACTCGGCGACGTCGCGGAGGACGTCGTTCGCCGGTCGCCACTCCCCGTCGTCGTCGTGCGGTAG
- the nth gene encoding endonuclease III, which translates to MGTPLESQTEQAAEVVDRLEEAYPDSTISLRYSNRLELLIAVILSAQCTDERVNKETKTLFEKYDGAEDYANAAQDELAEDLNSITYYNSKAEYIRTSCEIILEEHDGEVPDTMDELTELSGVGRKTANVVLQHGHDIVEGIVVDTHVQRLSRRLGLTEEQRPEAIEQELMELVPEGYWQQFTHLCIDHGRAICDARNPDCADCVLADICPSEKGDSEIDLASGEHW; encoded by the coding sequence ATGGGAACCCCGCTCGAGAGCCAGACGGAGCAAGCCGCGGAAGTCGTCGACCGCCTCGAGGAGGCGTATCCGGATTCGACCATCTCGCTGCGGTACTCGAACCGACTGGAGCTGTTGATCGCCGTCATCCTCTCCGCGCAGTGTACCGACGAGCGCGTGAACAAGGAGACGAAGACACTCTTCGAAAAGTACGACGGCGCGGAAGACTACGCTAACGCGGCCCAGGACGAACTCGCCGAGGACCTGAACTCGATCACCTACTACAACAGCAAGGCCGAGTACATCCGGACCTCCTGTGAGATCATCCTCGAGGAGCACGACGGCGAGGTGCCGGACACGATGGACGAGCTGACGGAGCTGTCGGGCGTCGGTCGGAAGACGGCGAACGTCGTCCTCCAGCACGGCCACGACATTGTCGAGGGAATCGTCGTCGACACGCACGTCCAGCGACTTTCGCGGCGACTCGGGCTGACCGAGGAGCAGCGACCGGAGGCGATCGAGCAGGAGCTGATGGAACTCGTCCCCGAGGGCTACTGGCAGCAGTTCACCCACCTCTGTATCGACCACGGGCGCGCGATCTGCGACGCACGAAACCCCGACTGTGCGGACTGCGTGCTGGCCGACATCTGTCCCTCGGAGAAAGGTGACAGCGAGATCGATCTCGCCTCGGGCGAGCACTGGTAG
- a CDS encoding OsmC family protein codes for MATTEQNERNGVDVTALEEAVGAISDDASAGAFTFRAETEWEDALRATTTIDEFDQAGETIHSRAFTLEGDEPEQILGERTAPNAVEYLLGALGSCLSVGYAANAAAMGIELEDLRIEMEGDVDLRGFLAISEDVRPGYEGISCTVTVDADASDAELEELREHVEATSPLIDSITNEVPLETRLVTE; via the coding sequence ATGGCAACTACCGAACAGAACGAACGAAACGGTGTCGACGTAACCGCACTCGAGGAGGCCGTCGGAGCGATTAGCGACGACGCCAGTGCGGGCGCGTTCACGTTCCGAGCCGAGACCGAATGGGAAGACGCCCTCCGAGCGACGACGACGATCGACGAGTTCGATCAGGCGGGCGAGACGATCCACAGCCGCGCGTTCACGCTCGAGGGGGACGAACCCGAACAGATCCTGGGCGAACGGACGGCTCCGAACGCCGTCGAGTACCTGCTCGGTGCGCTCGGATCGTGTCTCAGCGTCGGCTACGCGGCGAACGCCGCGGCCATGGGTATCGAACTCGAGGACCTTCGCATCGAGATGGAGGGCGACGTCGATCTTCGCGGCTTCCTGGCCATTAGCGAGGACGTCCGACCCGGATACGAAGGCATCAGTTGCACGGTGACCGTCGACGCCGATGCGTCTGACGCGGAACTCGAGGAACTCCGGGAGCACGTCGAGGCAACGTCACCCCTGATCGACAGCATCACCAACGAGGTTCCCCTCGAGACGCGACTCGTGACCGAGTGA
- a CDS encoding sugar phosphate isomerase/epimerase family protein, whose translation MDVGLTVGDSLERLETTIDGFDLAELSIGEGTDINEIETDRLEEGLMDADADLCVHLPFKQVVATPVPEINDAIVEYLSRLLSWAGSVGAEKAVLHGTARNPHDTGLRPTFAEQLRAIGTAATTAGVELVVENVGHQKRGLPLTVLGDLARETGTAVCFDVGHAYMEDGDDGVNRFLSQYGDLVSHLHVHDARSRGDTHLPIGAGEIDYDIVATHLEGFDGTVAVEVFTDDSVLLRDSARRVTAVLDVES comes from the coding sequence ATGGACGTTGGGCTCACCGTCGGCGACTCGCTCGAGCGACTGGAGACGACGATTGACGGGTTCGACCTCGCGGAGCTATCGATCGGCGAGGGAACCGATATTAACGAGATCGAGACGGACCGACTTGAGGAAGGGCTGATGGACGCCGACGCCGATCTTTGCGTACACCTTCCGTTCAAGCAAGTGGTCGCGACGCCGGTTCCCGAAATCAACGACGCCATCGTCGAGTATCTCTCCCGGCTCCTCTCGTGGGCCGGGTCGGTCGGTGCCGAAAAGGCAGTCCTTCACGGAACCGCCCGAAACCCGCACGACACCGGCCTTCGGCCGACCTTCGCCGAGCAGTTGCGCGCGATCGGGACGGCTGCAACTACGGCCGGCGTCGAACTCGTCGTCGAGAACGTTGGCCACCAGAAGCGCGGGTTGCCGCTAACTGTCCTCGGCGACCTCGCACGCGAGACGGGGACCGCAGTCTGTTTCGACGTGGGACACGCGTACATGGAAGACGGCGATGATGGCGTCAACCGGTTCCTCTCGCAGTACGGCGATCTCGTCTCGCATCTGCACGTCCACGATGCTCGAAGCCGTGGCGACACGCACCTCCCGATCGGCGCCGGTGAGATCGATTACGACATCGTCGCGACGCATCTCGAGGGGTTCGATGGAACCGTCGCAGTCGAGGTTTTCACGGATGACTCCGTGTTGTTGCGTGACAGCGCACGGCGAGTGACTGCCGTTCTCGACGTCGAATCGTAA
- a CDS encoding universal stress protein: MTFVVPFDGSALAEAALVRASEYGAALNEDITVVTVVPERKRYAREKGWIDADESFDVDATVERLRERVAELVPDASFEYERIREFPPERRIADHIERLALAQDPSVVFLGSDNVGRVVTPLTSVGVHIAAEESYDVFVVRHRTPPKLEAVDPHDEFYRETGSDE; the protein is encoded by the coding sequence ATGACGTTCGTCGTTCCATTCGACGGGTCAGCACTCGCAGAAGCTGCCCTCGTCAGAGCATCGGAGTACGGAGCCGCGCTGAACGAAGACATCACGGTCGTGACCGTCGTCCCCGAGCGAAAACGATACGCACGGGAGAAAGGATGGATCGACGCCGACGAATCGTTCGACGTCGATGCAACCGTTGAACGACTTCGGGAGCGAGTCGCGGAACTCGTGCCGGACGCGTCGTTCGAATACGAGCGAATTCGCGAGTTTCCACCCGAACGACGGATCGCAGACCACATCGAACGACTGGCACTGGCACAGGATCCGAGCGTCGTCTTCCTCGGAAGCGATAACGTCGGCCGCGTCGTCACCCCGCTGACGAGCGTCGGCGTCCACATCGCCGCAGAGGAATCCTACGACGTGTTCGTCGTTCGCCACCGGACGCCCCCGAAACTCGAGGCCGTCGATCCGCACGACGAGTTCTATCGGGAGACCGGATCGGACGAGTGA
- a CDS encoding universal stress protein has protein sequence MSGDDQAGSIRSILVATDGSAAADEALERALKLAEQTGAAVHVLAVVDATTNPMHFGVDDIGELQQTRERLVDDLVATAGDRDVKIQSAIRRGRPATVILTYADEHAIDMVIVGRTGRSRVADVLLGSTTDQLVREASVPVVVVPETKADDGAE, from the coding sequence ATGTCCGGAGACGACCAGGCCGGATCGATTCGATCGATCCTCGTCGCGACCGACGGAAGCGCCGCCGCCGACGAGGCGCTCGAGCGCGCATTGAAACTCGCAGAACAAACCGGTGCAGCCGTTCACGTGCTCGCCGTCGTCGATGCGACGACGAATCCGATGCACTTCGGTGTTGACGACATCGGCGAACTCCAACAGACGAGGGAACGACTCGTCGACGATCTCGTTGCGACCGCCGGAGATCGGGATGTCAAGATTCAGAGTGCGATCCGTCGCGGTCGTCCCGCCACTGTGATCCTCACCTACGCCGACGAGCACGCGATCGACATGGTGATCGTCGGCCGAACGGGACGGAGCCGAGTCGCGGACGTGCTCCTCGGAAGTACGACCGACCAACTGGTTCGAGAGGCCTCGGTTCCGGTCGTCGTCGTTCCGGAGACGAAGGCCGACGACGGAGCCGAATAG
- a CDS encoding ABC1 kinase family protein: MKGYYLRYLQVLVSFFPLALAFLRDRRRFLLFGPPRQVSTTVHRERAEQLTETMLELGPAFIKVGQVLSTRPDLVPPTYVREFTALQDEVPEDAGGDPMTVVEAELGDELDLETLEPVAGGSLAFVYTVEYEGERIALKVQRPGLDSIIERDLRVIRGLVPLLATFADEGQRYSIENVADDFEEIILEELDFEREASIMAEIEENFTDDDRVIVPSTHLELCSDRLIAMEYVEGTKITDDRALADVGVTPTDMATLIARTYLKMGLVDGVFHADPHPGNLAVTDEGRLVIYDYGMSQRLTAQEQDDITNLYRTLVRRDVDGLLNTLIALEVLEPTVDRVAVRRVLELVIENLEGRDDITWHAIITELLSMLDDFPFRIPPNVMLLIRVGTVGEGVCRSLDPQFDFITVTRSFLVDYGFIESELEALFADVRSDLRESVPVLARAPARFDTVFGQLERGELVVRTDPVESTSGGDPAVGYAIVAGSLFVTAAILTFHELPLEGVSVLFALAFLGQYVRRRRAT; encoded by the coding sequence ATGAAGGGCTATTATCTTCGCTATCTGCAGGTGCTCGTCAGCTTCTTTCCCCTCGCGCTCGCGTTTCTCAGGGATCGCCGGCGCTTTCTCTTGTTTGGTCCGCCGCGACAGGTTTCGACGACGGTTCACCGGGAGCGTGCCGAGCAACTCACCGAAACGATGCTCGAACTCGGCCCGGCGTTCATCAAGGTCGGGCAGGTCTTGTCGACGCGTCCGGATCTCGTCCCGCCGACGTACGTCAGGGAGTTCACGGCGCTACAAGACGAGGTTCCGGAGGATGCGGGCGGCGATCCGATGACCGTCGTCGAGGCAGAACTCGGCGACGAACTCGACCTCGAGACACTCGAGCCGGTCGCCGGCGGCTCGCTCGCGTTCGTCTATACCGTCGAGTACGAGGGGGAGCGCATCGCACTGAAGGTTCAGCGGCCGGGTCTCGACTCGATAATCGAGCGCGACCTCCGAGTAATTAGGGGACTCGTCCCGCTGCTCGCCACGTTCGCCGACGAGGGCCAGCGCTACTCGATCGAGAACGTCGCCGACGACTTCGAGGAGATCATCCTCGAGGAACTGGACTTCGAACGCGAGGCGTCGATCATGGCGGAGATCGAGGAGAACTTCACCGACGACGATCGAGTCATCGTCCCCAGTACGCACCTCGAACTGTGTTCGGATCGTCTGATCGCGATGGAGTACGTCGAGGGGACGAAGATCACCGACGATCGGGCCCTCGCGGATGTTGGCGTCACGCCAACCGACATGGCGACGCTCATCGCCCGGACGTACCTGAAGATGGGGCTCGTCGACGGCGTGTTCCACGCCGATCCGCACCCGGGAAACCTCGCCGTGACCGACGAAGGGCGGCTGGTCATCTACGACTACGGCATGAGTCAACGACTGACGGCGCAAGAACAGGACGATATCACGAATCTCTACCGGACGCTCGTCCGTCGTGACGTCGACGGGCTGTTGAACACCCTCATCGCGCTCGAGGTCCTCGAGCCGACGGTCGATCGGGTCGCGGTCCGACGGGTGCTCGAACTGGTGATCGAGAACCTCGAAGGCCGTGACGACATCACCTGGCACGCGATCATCACGGAGTTGCTTTCGATGCTTGACGACTTCCCGTTTCGAATCCCGCCGAACGTGATGTTGCTCATCCGAGTTGGAACGGTCGGCGAAGGGGTCTGTCGGAGTCTCGATCCGCAGTTCGACTTCATTACCGTTACGCGTTCGTTTCTCGTCGACTACGGCTTTATCGAGAGCGAACTCGAGGCGCTGTTCGCGGACGTACGGTCCGACCTCCGCGAGTCGGTACCCGTCCTCGCACGAGCGCCCGCGAGATTCGACACCGTCTTCGGCCAACTCGAGCGCGGCGAACTCGTCGTCAGAACCGATCCGGTCGAGTCGACCAGTGGTGGGGACCCAGCCGTCGGCTACGCCATCGTCGCTGGCTCTCTGTTCGTCACTGCAGCGATCCTGACGTTTCACGAACTCCCCCTCGAGGGAGTGAGCGTACTTTTCGCGCTCGCATTTCTCGGACAGTACGTTCGTCGACGACGGGCGACCTGA
- a CDS encoding DUF2797 domain-containing protein — MQLVGYEPSGRGAALLCSDGDALERRRLEPGDTLSYSLERRHCAGTIDWSADEAEHVACDRPSTPYCEYHTSTWICARCTGTCLKDEMDCYEEHAVYVAAFAPDTFKVGVTKRRRLETRLREQGADRGAHIHTVSNGRIAREIEAEIAEWLVDRVRTPTKIRSLGSSVDHEAWDDVLAEFDVHERFAFDYDLGLESQPVPETVASGTVVGVKGRLLVLENGGTTYAVDLRDLVGYDVTDGTTSRDLQSSLGSFG; from the coding sequence GTGCAACTGGTCGGCTACGAGCCGAGCGGACGCGGCGCCGCGCTCTTGTGCAGCGACGGCGACGCCCTCGAGCGACGCCGTCTCGAGCCCGGCGACACACTCTCCTATTCGCTCGAGAGGCGCCACTGCGCCGGAACCATCGACTGGAGCGCGGACGAGGCCGAACACGTCGCCTGCGACCGGCCGTCGACGCCCTACTGCGAGTACCACACCAGCACCTGGATCTGCGCGCGCTGTACGGGCACCTGCCTGAAAGACGAGATGGACTGTTACGAAGAACACGCCGTCTACGTCGCCGCCTTCGCTCCCGACACGTTCAAAGTCGGCGTCACCAAGCGCCGCCGACTCGAGACCCGCCTCCGAGAACAGGGGGCCGACCGCGGTGCCCACATCCACACCGTCTCGAACGGCCGGATCGCCCGCGAGATCGAGGCCGAGATCGCCGAGTGGCTGGTTGACCGCGTTCGAACGCCGACGAAAATCCGCTCGCTCGGCTCGAGCGTGGACCACGAGGCCTGGGACGATGTCCTCGCGGAGTTCGACGTCCACGAGCGGTTCGCGTTCGACTACGACCTCGGGCTCGAGAGCCAGCCGGTTCCCGAGACGGTCGCGTCGGGAACCGTCGTCGGCGTGAAGGGGCGACTGCTGGTCCTCGAGAACGGGGGAACGACCTACGCCGTGGACTTGCGCGATCTCGTGGGCTACGACGTCACGGACGGAACCACGAGCCGTGATCTCCAGTCGTCGCTTGGCTCGTTCGGGTGA
- a CDS encoding helix-turn-helix transcriptional regulator, with product MALSDKKTGTMGSPIDDIAYLARSEHRVRTLVALRDRPRTRSDLWEQTGVSSSTMRRTVRAFEERNWIRREGHVYETTQLGAFIASAMEELIGRIETERTLRDVWHWLPGDESGFTLEVCTDAVVTVAEPDAPYGPVNRFSELLAETDEFRFVGSDIAVLEPCKDVLRKRIVDGMETEIIDPPAVAKRILATYPDHCSEPLERPNFTVLLHDELPSYGVGLFDDRIAVSCYDQATGSVRLLIDTDVPAAWEWAESVYSSYQREARPLAEESLLE from the coding sequence ATGGCTTTGAGTGACAAGAAAACCGGAACGATGGGGTCGCCGATCGATGATATCGCGTACCTCGCGCGGTCCGAACACCGCGTTCGGACGCTTGTCGCTCTGCGCGATCGTCCCCGAACCCGGTCCGACCTTTGGGAGCAGACCGGCGTTTCGTCGTCGACGATGCGACGGACGGTTAGAGCGTTCGAGGAGCGCAACTGGATCCGCAGGGAGGGACACGTGTACGAGACGACGCAACTCGGTGCGTTCATCGCGTCCGCGATGGAGGAGCTGATCGGCCGGATCGAAACAGAACGGACCCTCCGCGATGTCTGGCACTGGCTGCCGGGCGACGAGAGCGGGTTCACGCTCGAGGTCTGTACCGACGCCGTCGTGACGGTCGCCGAGCCCGACGCGCCCTACGGACCCGTCAATCGGTTCTCGGAGCTGCTCGCCGAGACGGACGAATTCCGGTTCGTCGGCTCCGATATCGCCGTTCTCGAGCCGTGTAAGGACGTCCTCCGGAAGCGAATCGTCGACGGCATGGAGACGGAGATCATCGATCCGCCGGCGGTCGCAAAACGGATCCTCGCGACGTATCCGGACCACTGCTCGGAACCGCTCGAGCGCCCCAACTTTACGGTCCTGTTACACGACGAACTGCCGTCGTACGGCGTCGGGCTCTTCGACGATCGAATCGCCGTCAGCTGTTACGATCAGGCCACTGGATCCGTCCGGCTGTTGATCGATACCGACGTTCCCGCGGCCTGGGAGTGGGCCGAATCGGTGTACTCGTCGTACCAGCGCGAGGCGCGCCCGCTCGCGGAGGAATCGCTCCTCGAGTAA